GACATCGATGAAGCGCTCAGTGATACACAGCGTACTGATAAAGAATCTTTGAAGACGCGAAAAGCAAAAATGGAAGCTAGGTTGTCTAGTATCGTCACACAACGGGATACGTCGGACGAATAGCACTCTTTTTAATAATGGGCTCTATCAAGTATGTAAGTATTAACTTTTGTGTTATTGCTCGCCAAAAAAACGCTTTCAAGTAATGACTGTAAGTACTCACTAACATGGATTGATTTGTGCGTCTCACGTTGTGGTATTTTTGCGACTCTTACTCCGGATAAAGCAAATAGGGCTTTCTTTTTTGCTTAAAAATCGCCACTTTTTCTTGCCAACTTTCCCGAATTTCACGGGGTGTTTTTCCTTCTTCGATCATCATTCGAAAGGTGTTAGTGCCTGCTAACTTATCGAAAAAATCAGGTCGAGTGAAAAAGGTGTCGTCCGCTCGATTGCTCGTTATAAAGTGGTGATATGTGTTAACCAAAAATGCGATATCAAGCCCTTCAATCAGTGGGGCAGTTTGCGTGTCATTTGCATTTATCAGTATGTGGGCATTCAAAAGTGTATTGTTGTGCTTAGGAAAAGGCGCTGCGTTATTGGCAGTAACAGGCACCTTTGCTTTACCTAACGGCACAGAGGGGTGACCAATAAGCTGAAATGGATAGTGTGTACCGCGACCTACACTTACATCTGTGCCTTCAAAAAAACACAATGTGGGGTATAAGCGAATGGCCTCATCGTTAGGTAGGTTTGGACTGGGTGCAACAGGAAGCGAGTACATTTGATACCTAGAGTAATGCTTCACAGGCACTACAGTAAGCGATGATGTACTGCGAGTGGAAACTTTGACCCATTGTTCTCCCAACATCATTTGAGCTAATTCGCCAAGGGTCATACCGTGCAACACGGGTATGGGGTGCATGCCCACGAATGAAGAGAAAGGGCTTTCCAATACAGGTCCGTCAACAAACCTTCCGTTGGGGTTGGGTCTATCTAGCACAATAACATCAATATTGTGCTCATGCGCCGCTTCTAAAACATAATGTAGCGTGCTTAGATAGGTGTAAAATCGAACGCCTACATCTTGAATATCAAACACCAAGGTATCAATGCCGCGCAACATTTCTGCGGTAGGCTTTTTCGTTTTGCCATACAGCGAGTAAATGGGTAAGCCAGTTTTGCTATCGACTGCACTTTCAACTTTTTCACCTGCACCTTTATTACCACGAAAACCATGCTCTGGTGACATAACCGCGCGCACGTTTACACCTTGTTGTAATAAAGCGTCTAGCAAATGCACCCTGTTGGGCTTTGCCGTGGTATGTGGATTTTCAATATCTGTTTCTATCAGCGCACTTTGATTAACCACTAACGCAACACGTTTGTTTGTCAGTAAGGGCAGGTAAGTGTCAAACTGCTGAGCACCGACTATTGGCTTAGCGGTGCTAGCAACGTGCGTTGATTTAACAAGGTTATTGCTGCTACAACTTGCGGTAATAAACAGGGTGAAGCACACCCACAAGCCCCATCTAAGTTGGCGAATGTTGTGTTTATTCAACATCACGCTATTCGCCTTGCTTTGCTGCTTGTTTTGACGAAAGGACCGCTTTTCGAAGGAAGCCATTGGTGTCTTGTAGCTGTGAATGCGCTTCGCTCGCACTCATGCCAGTTAACACCATTAAAATGGCTACTTTGGCTTTGTTATCACATGCCAATAGCGCCTGCTGCGCGGTATCTTCATCACAGTCTGTGGCTTGCATTACAATGCGCAATGCGCGAGCTTTCAATTTTTCATTGCTGGCGTTCACATCAACCATCAAGTTTTCGTAAGTTTTACC
The DNA window shown above is from Alteromonas sp. KC3 and carries:
- a CDS encoding exo-beta-N-acetylmuramidase NamZ family protein, which encodes MLNKHNIRQLRWGLWVCFTLFITASCSSNNLVKSTHVASTAKPIVGAQQFDTYLPLLTNKRVALVVNQSALIETDIENPHTTAKPNRVHLLDALLQQGVNVRAVMSPEHGFRGNKGAGEKVESAVDSKTGLPIYSLYGKTKKPTAEMLRGIDTLVFDIQDVGVRFYTYLSTLHYVLEAAHEHNIDVIVLDRPNPNGRFVDGPVLESPFSSFVGMHPIPVLHGMTLGELAQMMLGEQWVKVSTRSTSSLTVVPVKHYSRYQMYSLPVAPSPNLPNDEAIRLYPTLCFFEGTDVSVGRGTHYPFQLIGHPSVPLGKAKVPVTANNAAPFPKHNNTLLNAHILINANDTQTAPLIEGLDIAFLVNTYHHFITSNRADDTFFTRPDFFDKLAGTNTFRMMIEEGKTPREIRESWQEKVAIFKQKRKPYLLYPE